CAACCGGCTCGCCCAACACTGTCACCGAGACGTAGGTCGCCGAGAGATAACGCAAAGCCCAGTTGAAGGCCGAATGGCCGATAAGTTGCGGCACGAGGGCCAACACGGCCATCCAAAAGTAAGCGGCGGGCGGGTAGCCAACTAACGGCTGGCGGCTGACGATAACCGTAGTGAGCAGGGTGATGGCCGCTGTGCTGTAACTCAAAAAGATGTAAGGGATGAGGGAGACGCGAAGCGCCTCGCGCAGCCGTCGCCCGATAAGCCAGTAAAAGGCAATGGCAACCGCGCCGGCCAAAGCCAGCAGGTCGCCGGCAAAAGCCCGGCCCTGCACGAAGTCGGCCAGGGGCGGGCAGGCAACCCCCCCGCGAGAGACGGCGCATACGTCGGCCAGACCGACGATGACGCCGCCGATCAGGGAGACGATCAGGCCAATGATCAACGCCCGGCTCATCTTTTCCCGCCAGGCCACGAACGAGAGGACGCCGACGAGCAACGGCGAAATGCTCACCAGCACGGCGGAACTGGCGACGGTGGTGAATTGAAGTGAGGTGATCCAGGCGGCGAAGTGCGCGGCCAGAAAGACCCCGGTTCCGCCGGCCAGCAACAAGTCGCGCCGGGTGAGGCGGGCCAGCTCGGCGCGGTGGCGGGCGGCGACCAGGGCGGCCAGCGCCAGCGAGGCAAACGCGAGGCGGTAGGTTGCGATGACCAACGGCGGCGCGCCTGCGGCCAGCGCATAGCGGATGATGATGGACGCCGCCGAGACGGCCAGCACGCCGATGACGATGCCAAGATAAGGGTGAAGGGCGGGGCGAGGCGCTGAGGTGGACACGTTTTGAAACGATTCTAGCGCAAGTTATGCTTTAGCTTGACAACGATTTTCTATGAGGCTAAAATCACAAACAGTCAGAACTTAGCCAAGTTAAATTAAACATCAAAGGAGATGTCGCATGGCCCACGAACTGCCCAAACTGCCTTACGCCTTCAATGCTCTTGAGCCTCACATTG
This genomic stretch from Chloroflexota bacterium harbors:
- a CDS encoding DMT family transporter, giving the protein MSTSAPRPALHPYLGIVIGVLAVSAASIIIRYALAAGAPPLVIATYRLAFASLALAALVAARHRAELARLTRRDLLLAGGTGVFLAAHFAAWITSLQFTTVASSAVLVSISPLLVGVLSFVAWREKMSRALIIGLIVSLIGGVIVGLADVCAVSRGGVACPPLADFVQGRAFAGDLLALAGAVAIAFYWLIGRRLREALRVSLIPYIFLSYSTAAITLLTTVIVSRQPLVGYPPAAYFWMAVLALVPQLIGHSAFNWALRYLSATYVSVTVLGEPVGSTILAVMLLNEAPGPLKLGGGGLILVGILLASQHK